CGCCAGCGGTTCGAATTTCACCTCACCCCAGACACTTTCGCCCCTGCCCGCCTTTTCAAATTCACTGGGCACCGGCAGTACCAAACCGGGGAGCGGTGTTGTCGGCCGGAATATGCTCGTTGCCACCCGGAACTGCACTTGATTTAACTCCGGGAACAACTCAGAATAACTGTAAGGATGTAGCCCACCGAACCAGAAGAGAAGTTTAATTCTCCCTGCGCCCACCGCCTCTTTAAACTTTCCGAACCCCATCTTCCCATCCGGTACCAGCGCCTCACCAAAACCAACAAAAGGCTTCTCCGCCTTTAACGCTAAAATCTGAGCACAGATTGAGTGCCAGTAAGGTTCGGTTATCCGCCCGGCAGTTGCCGCACAGGCAACCAGACCATTAACCCCGGGCTTCAAAATCTTTGCCGCCTCTTCCATCTGTTTGCGCGGCACCCCAGTTCTGGTTGCAACCCCATCAATATCAACCTTCAACTTTGGGTCGATAAGTCCGGCAATGCCCGCAAGTACCAAAAACTCGGTGCCGGGTTTGGGTTGAATGAATATGTGCGCAAAACCTGCCTGCCGGATTTTTATTGAGTCAATCACCACCATCCGGCTTTGTTTATCCGCATAACGGGCTTCAATTATCCCCTTCGCTGCCACCGGTGATGTGCTGAACACATCGCCCACAAGCAGGGTCGCCCGGCTTGCTGTCACATCATCAACTGTTGCCGGTTTGACACCAGCGAGCCGATACCGGAACGCATTTTCCGGCTCCAGATAACCACAAACGAGATTGTCTGTTCCCAGCGCCGCGGCAAAACCACGCACCAGCCCGATATCAGCTGCACCCGCACCCCGGCTGTAAACAACCGCAATCTCCTCAGGCTTCACCATCTGATGCCAGTTTTTCATTAACGCAAACGCCTTTTCCCAGGTGATTTCTTTGCCATCAAGTAGCGGATAACCGAGCCGCTTGGGATGGTCAATTACGACATTAGCGCTGTTACCACGGGGACAGGTTCGCCCATTGTTTGGCGCCACATCAGCCAAATACTCCATTCGATACTGATACCCATCAAACACAATTCCCAGCTGACAACCATTACGGCACATTACGCAGGTCGAACGCTTAATCTCGTTCATCACAGGAAAGGCTCCTCAATGTCCTTTATCTGTTCCCAGGTCAGAACCGGTCCATCTTTGCAGGTGAAATAGGGACCAAGCCGACAGTGTCCGCACTGACCCAAGCCACAGGACATATTCATTTCCATCGAAAGATAAATTGACTTTCCCGGAAAACCGGCATCAAGCAGTTTCTTGGTTACAAACTTCATCATTATCGGCGGACCGCATACGACCGCAACGCTCTTTTTCACATCGCAGGGTATTTCGTCCATCAGGCAGGTCACAACCCCAACCTTCCTTTCCCAGGGTTCATCAGCGCTGTCTACCGAAAGGTCGATATCCACCTTCTTTATCTTCTCCCACTCCTTCAACTGCTTCTTATAGACAATGTCTTTCGGTGTCCGGGCACCGTAACGAAGGAAAATTCTACCATACTTATTTATTTCATGAACCAGTGCAAGAAACAGCGCCCGCAAAGGTGCCAGACCAACGCCGCCGCCCACGATGTAAATATCCCTGCCCTCAAACTCTTTTAGCGGATACGGTTTGCCATAAGGTCCCCGAATGCCAAGCAGATCTCCGGGCTTCTTGGTAAAAAGCGCACCGGTCGCTCGACCAACCCGCATTATCGTCATCTCAAGAACCTCGCGCTCGAAATGGGACGAAGACGGTGTGAACGGCGCCTCACCAAAGCCGGGTATGGTCAACTCAACAAACTGCCCGGCAAGAAACGGTATCTCCTTTTCGGGCTTCAAAACAAAAGTCCGGATATTGGGCGTTTCCTCAATAACATCCAAAATTTTGGTAGGAATTGGCTGGTATGGATTGTTCATAAGCGTCCTATAATATTCCTGATATCTATCTTACCCATACAAGCGGTAAAGCATCTGCCACAGCCCGAGCAGAAGTAAAACCCGTGTTGATTCTTTCCATGCATAAACTTGCAGTGAAACCGGTTTATAAACCGTTTAATGAACTTTGCCCGGGGATTTGCACCGCCCCCAACTCGAGCATACATCGCCATATAACAGGCATCCCAAACTTTGGTGCGCTCCACTTTATCACCTTTTGCCTGGTCGTACAGTAAGAAACAGAAACAGGTCGGACAGGTCATCAGACAGCCAAAACATTCGACGCAATCCTTTGCTGCTTCCGCCCAGAACTTTTCATCGTTGGTTCTTTCAGCAATCACCTGTGGTAAATTTGGATTCAGCGGTTTAGGATTGCGCTGCTGTAACACACCTTCTGCCTGCTGCCTTTGCGCATCCCGCTTGCTAATCTGCCTCTCAGCCGCAGGTTGCCAATTTTCGCCCTCAATCAGCTTTGCCCCTCTTTCCGACACAACCTCAACAAGCCAACCCTCATCAATTACACTGAGGACTAAATCCACCCCATCAACCGTATAAGGCTTCAGCCCAACAAGATTACAGAAGCAACTGTCTTTGGGCTCAGGACAATCTGCCCCGATAAGAACCGTCTCTTTTAATCGTTTAGAATAAAATGGGTCCGCAAACTCACCCTCCAGGAACATCTTTTGATGAACCGCCAAACCTCTCAGGTCGCACCCCTTCACTCCAAAAAGAAGAGCCGGCTTTCCATCAGCCGGCTCCTCGAGTGGTTCGGGAAAGAGAGCAACCCGTTCCCGAGGGCTGAAAAGGAAAGATTTTATCGGCTCGGCCGCACGAATCTCCTTTAACGCCAGAGCATCTAAATCAACCTGTTCTTTTTCAAACCGCTGCCAGTGTACTCCATTACCAGCCTTAACCGGAATGAACAGGTTGTACCCGCCCGCAAGTCGGGCGAGCCAGTTGACGCGCCTTTCGTTTGGTAAGAAGTATATCGTCAAGAAAATAAAGTTATAAATTTAAAACCGCTTGTCAAGAAAAACTTTCACATAAAATTCATTCCCCTATCAAAACCGAACATATCTTCCTATCTACCAGAAATTTCGCCTGTTATTAACTCCACAACATTTCGAAAATAAAGTGAATGTAACAATTATCTCCAAGAAAAATGCTATCACGGAGAATAAGGGTGCTGTTTTGATGCCTGTCTGAAAAGCCAAAACGAACCGGGAACCGTTTCTCCCATCCTTGCAACTATTTCCCCATAATAATATAATATTGCCTATGCGGATTAATCATTTAGGAGAGGCAAAAATAATCGAACTCATCGGTCAAACAGTAAAAAAGAGAAATAAAGTTTTGATTGGTATCGGTGATGACGCCTGCGTCTTAAAGGATGGCCAAACAGTAGTCACAACCGACAGTTATGCCCAGGGTGTTCACTTTGACCTTTCTTATATGAGTTATCGTGATGTTGGGACACATTGTGCCTGTGCCTGCCTTTCCGATGTGGTGGCGATGGGTGCTCAACCCATTGCCCTGCTGGTTGCTCTGGCACTCCCGAGTAATATGCCGGTCGATGAATTACGACAGCTTTATAAAGGGTTAGACTTTGTTTGCAACAGATTAAACTGTGAGATTGTGGGCGGGGACATCATCGCATTTGACCAACCGGTTCTGACATTAACCGCACTGGGCAAAACCTCAAGACCTCTATTACGTGCTGCCGCCAAACCCAAAGACTTTCTCTGCATCACCGGTTTTGCCGGATTGTCTGAAACCGGTCGGCTACTCCTTGCTCAAGGTAAAACCGCGTCGCGGTACCAGCGAGCGACAGTCCGCCACTTATGCCCCTTACCCCGAATCAAAGTGATGACACGCCTACGGCGCAGGATAAACGCCCTGATTGATACATCAGACGGCATCGCCACCGATGCCCGGCACATCGCTGAGATGAGCCGGGTGCGTATCGTCATCCAGCCTGAACTTATCCCGATTCATCCTGTTACCCGGGCGCTCACAAAAAAACTTGGTATTGACACTGTTCGCTTCTGTCTTACTGCCGGCGAAGATTATGAACTGCTCTTCACAACAAATACAAAGCCGCCATCCCGCATCGACAACACACCAATCACTATTATTGGGAGAGTAGAAACCGGAACCGGCGTTTACCTCGAACAAAAAGGCACCATTACCCCATTGCCACTGCACGGCTATGACCATTTTCAACACCCCTGAAAATGTTGATAACCTGTGGATAAAATGTGGATAAATCAGGGTAAAAACCCTAAAACCCACCTTTACAACTGCACTAAAAATTCACCGCCGATTTATTCGGCAGTGTTAATGTAATTTACTATTTTAAAAATAGTTATAAAATTAACACTAAATTTACATTTTCATTGACACTGCTATATATAGTATTATATTTAGAACCATCACTATATGAAGTGCCCTTTTTGCGAAAGTGTTGAAGACCGGGTTCTTGACTCCCGCCCTTCTCAAGACGGAACTGCTATTAGGCGTCGCCGGGAGTGCGCGCATTGCGGTAAAAGATTTACCACATATGAGTATGTTGAACAGATGCCATTGATGGTTGTGAAACGCGACGGACGCCGCGAACCTTATGACCGGCAAAAACTGCTGAATGGTATTTTGCTCGCCTGCCGTAAACGGCCCGTAAGCCGAACCGATATTGAAAAGCTCATCGACGCAGTTGAAACAAAACTAACCGCAGACAGTCGGGTGGAAGTCAGTTCCACGGAACTCGGAGAACTGGTACTTGAGCAGTTACTATCAATTGACCCGGTAGCGTATGTCCGTTTTGCCTCGGTCTACCGGCAATTTAATAGTCCTGAACAGTTTGTGGAGGAGTTAAAAAATCTCAAGAAAGGAGTGCAGTGTGGGAAAACCGGTAAAACGGGCTCGCAAGAAAGTTGACAATCCGCCAGATGCCACTGGACCGTCACCCTATCCATTCCGAAAGGTACAAAAACGGTCTGGAGACTTGGTGGATTTCAATATTGAAAAGATTGCCGCCGCAATTTTTAAAGCGGCAAGGTCAGTAGGTGGCGAAGATTACACACGTGCCCGCGAACTTGCCGAAAAGGTGGTAAACTTCCTTTATGAACAGCGCGGTCCCCATATTCCAACCGTAGATGAGATTGGCGATGCGGTTGAAAAGGTGTTGATTGAACATGGACACGCGCAAACCGCCAAAGCCTACATCATTTATCGAGAAAAGCGTGCTCAGGCTCGGCGAAGGCATGCCGCAATGCTTAAACCCCGGGTTGGGGTAAATCGGGATACTACAGAGTTTGCTCTTTTCGTCCGGTCTTCGGACGACACTATCCGACAGTGGGACCGAACCCGAATTAGTCGCGCCCTGGTCCGCGAAGCGAGCCTCGACCCGGACACCGCCGAAGAAATCGCCCGCGAAGTTGAAGAGATTATCATCGCCTCAAATGTCCGCCGTGTGACCTCGAGCCTCGTGCGGGAACTGGTCAATGCCAAACTGGTTGAGCATGGCCTTGAGGACCATCGGCGCCGTCACACCCGACTTGGCGTACCGCTGAATGATGTCGAGAACCTCATCCTTTACAAAAACCGCGAGAATGCCAACACCCCTCACAACCCCGAAGCGACGAATATGACCCTCGCCGAATGGACCCTGAAACAGTTCGCTCTCTCCTCGGTGTTTGACCCGGATATTGCCGATGCCCACACCTGGGGTGACATTCATCTCCACGATTTGGGATTTATAAATCGGCCCTACTGCTCGGGCCAGTCGCTCGAATATGTAAAGAAGTTTGGTCTTAATCTCCCCAACGCCTTATCGATGGCAAAACCGGCTCGTCACCCCGAAACGCTACTCGCCCATATGGTGAAATTCTCAGCCGCGCTTCAGGGCCACTTTGCCGGTGCCATTGGCTGGGATGCGGTCAACATATTCTTCGCTCCGTTTTTGGTCGGAATGAGCGATAAAGACATCCATCAACTTGCCCAGATGCTGGTGTTTGAATACTCCCAGCAGAATGTCGCCCGGGGCGGACAGGCAATCTTTTCCGACATAAACCTTTACTGGGAAATTCCACCGCACTTTGCCGATGTTGACGCCATCGGTCCCGGAGGAAATTATACTGGCAAAAAATACCGGGACTATCTGCCCGAGGCACAGCGTTTTGTTCGGGCGATATTCGATGTCTACCTTGATGGTGACGGTTCGGGCCGACCATTCTTCTTTCCCAAGCCGCTGGTGCATCTTACAGACAACTTCTTCAAAACCGAAGGCGCTCTCGACTTTCTCTACCATATTTCCGATGTAGCGGCGGAAAAGGGCAACACCTATTTCGTATTTGACCGGGGTAAAACCGCAAAGGTTAGCGAATGTT
The candidate division WOR-3 bacterium DNA segment above includes these coding regions:
- the nrdD gene encoding anaerobic ribonucleoside-triphosphate reductase, with product MGKPVKRARKKVDNPPDATGPSPYPFRKVQKRSGDLVDFNIEKIAAAIFKAARSVGGEDYTRARELAEKVVNFLYEQRGPHIPTVDEIGDAVEKVLIEHGHAQTAKAYIIYREKRAQARRRHAAMLKPRVGVNRDTTEFALFVRSSDDTIRQWDRTRISRALVREASLDPDTAEEIAREVEEIIIASNVRRVTSSLVRELVNAKLVEHGLEDHRRRHTRLGVPLNDVENLILYKNRENANTPHNPEATNMTLAEWTLKQFALSSVFDPDIADAHTWGDIHLHDLGFINRPYCSGQSLEYVKKFGLNLPNALSMAKPARHPETLLAHMVKFSAALQGHFAGAIGWDAVNIFFAPFLVGMSDKDIHQLAQMLVFEYSQQNVARGGQAIFSDINLYWEIPPHFADVDAIGPGGNYTGKKYRDYLPEAQRFVRAIFDVYLDGDGSGRPFFFPKPLVHLTDNFFKTEGALDFLYHISDVAAEKGNTYFVFDRGKTAKVSECCRLSFRLDENDLNDARTPWKMRYCALQNVTLNLPRVAFLANHDDATLFSLLRQRLEMVVRAHLEKKTFLEKLLSLKSEGPLALLTMDPDGEPYLRLHRATFLVGVLGLNEMVQYHLGQELHESEAALKFGLKVIAFLNLECQRLAKENNIRLVIEQTPAESTAYRLAKLDLEFYPEQAQRVVKGDISSGSIYYTNSTYLNVSLPIDPIDRVYLEGKFHDMIEAGALTHVWLADSRPPKESIANFVLKTYHNTRNAQIAFSPEFTTCSRCHRTSRGIADTCPYCHSSDVDYITRVTGYFSRVSGWNAGKRQELKDRFKTDLSATARRLAQAG
- the nrdR gene encoding transcriptional repressor NrdR, giving the protein MKCPFCESVEDRVLDSRPSQDGTAIRRRRECAHCGKRFTTYEYVEQMPLMVVKRDGRREPYDRQKLLNGILLACRKRPVSRTDIEKLIDAVETKLTADSRVEVSSTELGELVLEQLLSIDPVAYVRFASVYRQFNSPEQFVEELKNLKKGVQCGKTGKTGSQES
- the thiL gene encoding thiamine-phosphate kinase, which translates into the protein MRINHLGEAKIIELIGQTVKKRNKVLIGIGDDACVLKDGQTVVTTDSYAQGVHFDLSYMSYRDVGTHCACACLSDVVAMGAQPIALLVALALPSNMPVDELRQLYKGLDFVCNRLNCEIVGGDIIAFDQPVLTLTALGKTSRPLLRAAAKPKDFLCITGFAGLSETGRLLLAQGKTASRYQRATVRHLCPLPRIKVMTRLRRRINALIDTSDGIATDARHIAEMSRVRIVIQPELIPIHPVTRALTKKLGIDTVRFCLTAGEDYELLFTTNTKPPSRIDNTPITIIGRVETGTGVYLEQKGTITPLPLHGYDHFQHP
- a CDS encoding 4Fe-4S dicluster domain-containing protein, which gives rise to MTIYFLPNERRVNWLARLAGGYNLFIPVKAGNGVHWQRFEKEQVDLDALALKEIRAAEPIKSFLFSPRERVALFPEPLEEPADGKPALLFGVKGCDLRGLAVHQKMFLEGEFADPFYSKRLKETVLIGADCPEPKDSCFCNLVGLKPYTVDGVDLVLSVIDEGWLVEVVSERGAKLIEGENWQPAAERQISKRDAQRQQAEGVLQQRNPKPLNPNLPQVIAERTNDEKFWAEAAKDCVECFGCLMTCPTCFCFLLYDQAKGDKVERTKVWDACYMAMYARVGGGANPRAKFIKRFINRFHCKFMHGKNQHGFYFCSGCGRCFTACMGKIDIRNIIGRL
- a CDS encoding FAD/NAD(P)-binding protein — protein: MNNPYQPIPTKILDVIEETPNIRTFVLKPEKEIPFLAGQFVELTIPGFGEAPFTPSSSHFEREVLEMTIMRVGRATGALFTKKPGDLLGIRGPYGKPYPLKEFEGRDIYIVGGGVGLAPLRALFLALVHEINKYGRIFLRYGARTPKDIVYKKQLKEWEKIKKVDIDLSVDSADEPWERKVGVVTCLMDEIPCDVKKSVAVVCGPPIMMKFVTKKLLDAGFPGKSIYLSMEMNMSCGLGQCGHCRLGPYFTCKDGPVLTWEQIKDIEEPFL